GTCGCATATAGAAGGGAGACctgagacgacgacgcgggaagcagcagcagcaccacacTTGACGACAAGAGACGGGACTATacacgcccccctccctcctccccctccccgctTTGAATCACCACGACCAAGATGGCTTTCCTCAACggcttgcgcggcggcgacgcgatCCCGGAGGAGCACCACGACCTGCAGCCGGACCAGTcctcgcgcggcgacgacggcggcgcggataGCATCGACTCCAAGCAGGGCACGCACACGGCTGCTTCGCACCTCGAGGCCCAGGCGGGACGACAGGCGACGGATAAGTGAGAGCCCCCCCTTCCAGGTCCTCGTGTTTGCCCCCTTTGAAACGAGAATGAATGCCGCGAGAGACACAGAGTGAGAGTTGAGGCTTCAGACAAGATGGACGCTGATGGTTTGGGCTTTAGATATGGGCATGCCATCATCGACATTGATCCCGTCCACGAGGCGCGGATCCGCCTCAAGATGGACTTTGCCGTCGTGCCGCTCGTCAGTCTGATATACCGTAGGTTTCTCCCTCATCTCCCTCATCATGTAGGGTTCAGTGAGGACGCGGCAGCTGACACGTATGTGTGTGCCTATTGACAGTCATCTCCTTTATCGACCGCTCCAACATTGGTAAGTGAACACGGCCCTGTGTGTGTTTGCTTTCATGTTTCATGTCCATGTTTCGCCCCGATGCTGTATATGCCCCCCGTCTTGTCCATCCACAAGCATCGTGCCAGACACAACATCTTTCATGTCCCAGTCGAGCACCATCATCTTTCTCCAGTCCATACTTCATCGACTTACCATGCAAAACACACAAAAATGCAGGCAACGCCAAGCTCTcgggcctcgagcgcgaccTCCACATGCGCGGCTACGACTACAACACGGCCCTCTCCGTCTTCTACATCACCTACATCGTCTTCGAGATCCCCTGCAACGCCGCCTGCAAGTACATCGGCCCGGGATGGTTTCTCCCCGCCGTGACGCTCGCCTTCGGCATCACctccatcgccaccgccttcGTGCAGAGCTTCAGCGCCCTCTGCGGCGTccgcgccctgctcggcgtCTTCGAGGCCGGCATGATGCCCGGCATCGCCTACTACCTCTCCCGCTGGTACCGCCGCTCCGAGCTCACCTTTCGCATATCCCTCTtcatcgtctccgccgccctggccggcgcgtttggcgggctgctggcgtcggcgattGTGAAGCTGCCGTCGTTTGGGTCGCTGCATACGTGGCGCATGATTTTTGCCATTGAGGGTGCGTATTTCAACCACAGACGAAGGCTCCTTTTCCCCAtcttccccccttttccccaTTTTACTCCTGTAACCCTCCATCTTGTTGTTCGTCTTGTGGTCAGCACCCATCTAGACCCCAACGCTAAGCGTAAATGTGATATACATGCaggcatcgtcaccatcgtcatcgccctcgccgccttcgccctccTCACCGACCGCCCCGAGTCCGCCATCTGGCTCACCcccgccgacaaggccctcgccgtcgcccgcctcaaggccgagcgcaTCGGCACCaccgagctcgtcgactcCTTCTCCAAGGCCAAGATCCGGCGCGGCATCCTCAaccccgtcgtcctccccACCTCggccatcttcctcctcaaCTCCATCACCGTCCACGGcgcctccttcttcctcccctccatcGTCGGCACCCTCTACCCCGACCGCTCCGtcacccagcagcagctgctcaCCGTCCCCCCttacgtcgtcggcgccaccGGCTGCGTCGTCCTCAGCTACGCCAGCtggcgcctcgagcgccgcggcatcTTCATGATTTGCGTcgcgcccctcgccgtcatcggctACGCCCTGTTCCTCGCCccctcgacgagcgcctcggTGCGCTACGGTGCCATCTTCCTGCCCTTCTTCGGCATGTTCGCCTACGGGCCCTTTACCAACGCACATGTCGCCGCAAACGTCGTCTCCGACACGGCCCGCGCGTCGGCCATTGCGACAAACGTCATGTTCGGAAACATTGGCGGCCTTGCCTCCACCTGGGCCTACATTGCAAAGGACGCACCCCGCTACAACATCGGCAACGGGCTCAACATTGCCTCCCAGGCGCTCATGttcgtcatcgccgtggtGCTCTACTTTTGGATCAAGCAGGACAACaagaagcgcgccgagcgcgacgtccagggcgcgctcgagggcaagTCTTTGCAGGAGATTCAGGACATGGACTGGCAGCATCCGGGATTTCGCTGGCACAACTGAAGcaagagaagagagagacgACAGGTATTGGCGGTTggcttcttttttttttttttggtccGTGTGCAAGCTACGATGGAATGCTGCGTATGTATGTGTTtgagtgtgtgtgtctgcCTTGGGCGCACTGGCTTTCTCAGCCTCACGGCGCGTGACTCACAggggcatcatcaccactgAGCATCACCGCTGGACGTTTAAAATGCACGTTtgccgtgcgcgccgtcgtTTTCGCTCATAGTTCATCCATAGTTGCCAATACTCATCACCAAGCGTGATCCAGGCTTCATACGGTCCATTCGCAAAATGACAACCTCTTCGGCGCGGCTCAAgatcgctgtcgtcggctgCGTATGCTGTTTCATGATATTATCCGAGATTCTCATCTGACAGTAAACAGGGCCACGGCAAGCTAGACACCATATATGCCACAGCAGAGGCCCAGTGCCGCCAAAAGGGCTGGTCCATCGCCGACCTTGACCTGCTGCTCATCTGCGGCGACTTCCAGGTCCTGCGTCCTTGCTGTTGTCGCTTCAGTCGTCATCGGCCTGTTGACTGACACCGCACAGGCCGTACGCAATGCCCAAGATCTCAACTGCATGTCGGTTCCACGCAAGTATCGCGAGCTGGGCGACTTCCACAAGTACTactctggcgccgccgtcgcgcccgtcctcacgctcgtcatcggcggcaaccACGAGGCATCCAACTACCTGTTCGAGCTCTATCACGGTGGGTGGCTCGCGCCCAAGATATACTatctcggcgccgcgggagTTGTCCGGTACGGGCCTCTGCGTGTGGCCGGTCTGTCGGGAATATACCAGCGAAAGGACTACCGCGGCCCTCACCACGAGCGCCTCCCGTATGAgcgcgacgacatcaagAGCGTATACCACGTCAGAGAATACGACGTGGAAAAGCTCCTCCGACTAGagagcggcgtcgacatcgccaTGAGCCACGACTGGCCGTCTTGGGTCGAGTTGTTTGGTGACTACAAGAGCCTGTTCGCGAGCCATCCGCACTTCCTGGAAAGCGCCAGCAAGGATGGCTTGGGGAGCTTCCCGGCCACGGAACTGCTGAATCATCTCCGCCCTGCCCACTGGTTCTCAGCTCACATGCACCATCGCTTTACCGCAACGATACAGCATACGGCGGAGCGTATTGAGGACACCGTGCGGGCTCTGCCAGTAATGGCTTCCACTCGGGGAAAGCTGCCGGTCTTCAAGTCCCATCGCAAATACTTTGTCTCAGGCACGAAGCCTGCTGGTGCAAGACAGACGACCAAGTTTCTCGCTCTAGACAAGTTCAAGGAGGGTCGCCCGACAACAAACTTTTTGAACGTGCTGGAGATTGACGTGCCTCTCCGTGCAGAGGACGGTCCGTATTCAGTGAAGCAGGCGGGGAGCGACAAGTTCCAACTGTGCTACGACGAAGAGTGGCTCGCCATCACCAGGGCGTACAATGATGCTCTCCGCGTCCAGGACACAGAAACCCTCGTCGTTCCAccggacaagggcaagggcaaaaGACCGTCTGCAGGTAGCGTCGCCCGGCACAGAGAGTGGGTTCGGTGCAACATTGTAGAAAAGGGGCTTCTGGAAGTGCCTCGACGGTTCGCAGTGCACGCGCCTGTCCACgactcggcgacggaggagaCGGCTGAGATGCCGCCCGAGTATCCGAATGTGCAAACGGCGCGGTTCGCCGCACTTTTGAAGATGGAGAATCGGTTTGCACCGAGTAGCAAGACTTCTGATGGTGGGGACTCGTTATTCGAGACAGGTGGACAATAAGATGGTAGTTCAAATGGCAGCCAGTATTTCTCCCGGGGCGTATCCCCACTCTGCTTCGAGATCTCTGAGCCGCCACAGCGCTCCCCAGCCCGTCGTGCGGTCGATGATCTTA
The genomic region above belongs to Purpureocillium takamizusanense chromosome 5, complete sequence and contains:
- the DBR1_1 gene encoding lariat debranching enzyme (EggNog:ENOG503NU5D~COG:A~BUSCO:EOG09262LI4); amino-acid sequence: MTTSSARLKIAVVGCGHGKLDTIYATAEAQCRQKGWSIADLDLLLICGDFQAVRNAQDLNCMSVPRKYRELGDFHKYYSGAAVAPVLTLVIGGNHEASNYLFELYHGGWLAPKIYYLGAAGVVRYGPLRVAGLSGIYQRKDYRGPHHERLPYERDDIKSVYHVREYDVEKLLRLESGVDIAMSHDWPSWVELFGDYKSLFASHPHFLESASKDGLGSFPATELLNHLRPAHWFSAHMHHRFTATIQHTAERIEDTVRALPVMASTRGKLPVFKSHRKYFVSGTKPAGARQTTKFLALDKFKEGRPTTNFLNVLEIDVPLRAEDGPYSVKQAGSDKFQLCYDEEWLAITRAYNDALRVQDTETLVVPPDKGKGKRPSAGSVARHREWVRCNIVEKGLLEVPRRFAVHAPVHDSATEETAEMPPEYPNVQTARFAALLKMENRFAPSSKTSDGGDSLFETGGQ
- a CDS encoding uncharacterized protein (TransMembrane:11 (o6-28i35-57o63-83i95-116o128-150i199-222o242-260i267-285o297-317i329-348o360-380i)~EggNog:ENOG503NYRW~COG:G), with translation MRGYDYNTALSVFYITYIVFEIPCNAACKYIGPGWFLPAVTLAFGITSIATAFVQSFSALCGVRALLGVFEAGMMPGIAYYLSRWYRRSELTFRISLFIVSAALAGAFGGLLASAIVKLPSFGSLHTWRMIFAIEGIVTIVIALAAFALLTDRPESAIWLTPADKALAVARLKAERIGTTELVDSFSKAKIRRGILNPVVLPTSAIFLLNSITVHGASFFLPSIVGTLYPDRSVTQQQLLTVPPYVVGATGCVVLSYASWRLERRGIFMICVAPLAVIGYALFLAPSTSASVRYGAIFLPFFGMFAYGPFTNAHVAANVVSDTARASAIATNVMFGNIGGLASTWAYIAKDAPRYNIGNGLNIASQALMFVIAVVLYFWIKQDNKKRAERDVQGALEGKSLQEIQDMDWQHPGFRWHN